The sequence below is a genomic window from Chloroflexota bacterium.
TGCTCCGGGTCCGCAGCTCATGGATGGCGCGACGGCCCTCAAATACGCGCGGACTCGGCACGCCGACAGCGACTTCGGCCGCATGGGGCGCCAGCAGCAGGTCCTGCTCGCCATGCGCGACCGCGTGCTGCGCCAGAACCTGCTCACACGGCTTCCGGCGCTGGTGGATCAGGGTCTCCGCGCTGTGCAGACGGACATCTCGCCGGCCGAGCTGCTGAGCCTGGGGAAACTCGCCAGCCAGATGGACACCAGCGCGCTGACGTCACTCGAGATCCAGTACCCGCTGGTCCGCGACTTTCGCGGCTACGACGGCGCAGCACTCCTGCTCCCGGACAAGGACGCGATCCGCGCGACCATCGCGCGGACGCTGGAGCAAGCGTCGGCGACGCCTACGCCGGCCACTGCGCCAGCCATCCTGTCGCAATCCAGCGAGAGCGCGGAAGCGCCTCCGGCGAGTCCCTAGACCGAAACGCCCCAGACGATCTTCATGAGAAGGCCGATACTGTACGTGATCGCCACGCTTGCCCCGGTGAGTAAGAGGTTGGTCGCGGTGCGTCGTTTGAGCGCCATCCCCGCAACAAATGACAGCAAGCCCGAAACCAGCACGACCGCGATCGCGGCTGCGACGACCGACGCCCAGATCGAGTTTGCGCCGAACACAACGGGCAGGATGGGCACGAGCGCCCCGGCGACATACCCGAGACCAACCAGCCTGGCAGCGCTGACCGGTCGTTCAGGAGTCGCGGCTCTTCCTTCAACGTTGCCCAGGAAGTGCTGTTTGCGGAGCTCGGTGCCACCAACTTCGGCCTCAGAACTGGCAGCAGAATAGGCACCAGCCGCCATCGAGAAACCCCCGGCCACCGCGACGCTTGCCGCTGCGGGCAGCACTAGAGCCGTGCTCCCGAAGGCGGCGAAGAATCCGCTCATCGCGCCGACCATCTCCACCAACCCGTCGTTGAACCCCAGCAGCACGTTGCCCACCCGCTCCGGCCTGACCCGATTCCCTGAGGTTTCCGAGACAATCGCGTCTTCGTGCTGGAACTCATCCTGGAGCACGGAGCGGATCGGTCCTTCGAGCGCCGTTTCCCGATAGCGCTCCCACAGGCTCAGATATTTCGCGATTCCACGGACCTCAATGGCTTCCAGAACGAGGTACACGGCAGCGTCACCGAACAGGCGGCAGGTCACCAACAGAACCCACAGCTTGACCTTCCGCGTCCAGTCCAGGCGCTCGATGCGAACGCCGAACAGCTCTTGCCACACATCTCGGTGCTTCGTTTCGGTCTGCATCAGTGCTGCGAGCGTCTGCGCTAGGGCGCCGGTCGTCTGGGGCCTGAGCGACGTGTAGAGCGACAGATCGAACAGCTCGTCGAGTATGAGCCGCCTGGCTGTGTGCGGATCGATTGGGACCGGCGTCCCCATGGCGCTCACGTCCGGCCTCGGTGCGTCAACGCGCCTGGAGAGCTATGCGCGACTCTGAGGAACCTCATACGCTCGTCAATGGGCACGGATGCGCTCCTTCCGTCGATCGGCGGCCGGCGAGTTAAGGCTGTCCTGACGGAGAGAAACTGGCGATCCGATCGGGAGCCGTACTGTGTGCTGCGCCTGAGACCAGCATGGAGTCAGTGGGAGAAGCCCGACCACACCCAGATGGGTGGCGCGTCACGGGCTTTCGGGTAGTTCCGCCGACGCGCGGAACCGCCTGATTCGGATCCTTTGGCCACGGTATTATTCAGCCCGAGCCCTGACTGGCTTGTCACCTCGCGTGACTGCTCACACGTGCGGAGGTGGAGGATGGCCGCGGCTGTGCCCTTTACCGTCGTTGGGAAGGCGATCCCTCGCGTCGAGGGACCGGACAAAGTGGTCGGCCGGGCGACCTACTCCGCCGATGTGACGCCGCGGGACGTCCTGTGGGCGCGGAACGTTCGCAGCCCATATCCCCACGCTCGGATCGTCGCAATCAAGAAAGACCGCGCGCTCGCGGTACCCGGCGTCCGCGCCGTCCTGACTGCGGCGGACTTCCCCAACCGACTCATCGGGCGCCGCCTCAAGGACAACCCCGTCCTATGCGGAGACCGCGTCCGATTCGTGGGAGACAAGGTCGCCGTGGTGGTGGCCGACGCGCCGGATGCGGCGGAGGAGGGCGCGCTTCGCGTCGATGTGGAGTATCAGGAGCTGCCGGCCGTATTCGATCCCGTGGCCGCCATGGAGCCGGGCGCGCCCCTCGTGCATCCAGACGTCCGATCGTACGTCGGGTTCGACGCGGAGATTCCGGCGGGGATACCGAACGTGTGCGCCTACCAGGTGTGGGGCCGAGGCGATCCCGCCGATGGATTCCGGGAGGCGGACGTCGTGGTCGAGAACACCTTTCGTACGCACCTCTCCCACCAGGGCTACCTCGAGCCCTCATCCTTTGTGGTCGCGATCACCAATCGTGCCGACGGGCGCGGCGATCGAGTTGAAGTCTGGGCCACGAACAAGGTGCCCTTCAATCTGAGGAGCGAGCTGGCGACCATCATCGACCGGCCGGAGGACGACATTCTGATCCATCCGGTCACCGTTGGAGCCGACTTCGGCTCCAAAGGGGCTCCGGGAGACATTGCGACCGCGTACTATCTGGCGCGGCAGCTCGGCCGTCCGGTCAAGTTCGTCAACTCAGCCAACGAGGATCTGACTGCGACGTCGCCTCGACATCCATCGGTCGTCACCCTTCGGTCCGGCGCGCGACGCGACGGGACGATCGTCGCCTGGGACGCGAGAGTCATCTTCAACAGTGGAGCGTATGGCGCCTTCAAGCCATCGGCAAACGGCATGCTGGGCGGGGCGGCGCGAGCCGCGGGCGTCTATCAGATCCCGAATTTCCGCATCGAGGCGTACTGCATCTACACGAATCAGGTTCCCTGTGGATACATGCGCGCACCGGGTTCGCCGCAGGTCCTCTACGCCGTTGAGGCGCAGATCGACTTGCTCGCGCGCGAGCTGGGCATGGACCCGGTGGAGCTGCGCGAGCGGAACCTCCCCCGGCGGACGCACGATGGGCGTGAAGACGTCTCGCGTCAGGTCCTCCGGGAGGCGGCGCTCGCCATCGACTGGGATCGTCGGACATCGTCACGGCGGAGCGCCGATGGAACACGCTTGGTTGGACGCGGGGTCAGCATCGTCATGCGGCAGACTGGCGTGGGGGAAGGCTCGTCCGATGTAACGGTGAATCCCGACGGCACGATCACGGCGGTGACGGCGATGCCCGACAACGGGACCGGCGGCCTGACGGTAGTGGCGCAGGTCGTCGCGGAGAGCTTCGGCGTCCCGATGAGCCGGGTGCGGCTAGTTCGAGGCAGCACCGACGCCCTCCCCGTCGACGTGGGCGCGGGCGCGAGCCGGATGACGAACGTAGCCGGCCACGCCGCCATCGACGCGTGCGAGCAGGTGAAGGCGCAGCTTACGCCGCTGGCAGCGCAGGCGCTCGGAGCGGCGGAGGCCGACTGGGTACGCGCCGGCGCCAGCGGCACGGGACAGGGTGGATGGCGAGCCCCGAACGGGCGCTTCCTGTCGCTCGAAGACCTGGCGACCGAGATGGTCCGGCCGGGCGATCCCGCCGCGCACGCCCAGGTAACCATTACGACCCCCCGCAGCCCCGACGTCGGCTACTGCACCCAGGCGGCGGAAGTGGAGGTCGACCCAGAAACCGGCGAGGTTCGCGTCTGTAAGATGGCGAGCGTGCAGGACGTGGGAACGATTATCAACGCTATCGGCCATCAGGGGCAGATCGAAGGCGCCATTGTCCAGGGCATGGGCTACGCCATGATGGAGGAGCTGGCAACGGACCAGGGGCGCATCACGACGGGCAACTTCGGGGACTACAAGGTTCCAACGATGCGCGACCTGCCAGAGCTCACGACCGTCAACATTCGGACGACGGGGCCCGGGCCCTTCGAATCCAAAGCGATCGGCGAGATCCCGATCATGCCGACCGCGGGCGCCCTGGCCAACGCGGTCGCCGACGCCATCGGCGCCCCGATCACCGAGCTGCCCATCACCCCCGAACGCGTCCTCAATGCGCTGGAGCGGGTGAACGCCTAGCGCTGGGATCCGGCGCGCACGGAGTCGCAGACAACACGAATCCGCCCGGTCGGTTTGAGCGTTCCTTGAGCACAATGCCACGATCGAGACTCGTGCCCCTCATCCGCCGCGTGGTCCTCGTGCTCGTCCTGTCCGCCAACGTCGCGATTCTCTACCTCGCGCGGACTGGCGGGCTGGGCCCGGTCGTCCACGGGGACCGGGCTTTTGCGCTGCCTGCCGTGTCGCGGCTGCGGGTGGCGGGGATGGAACCGGAGGCGACAGCCCTTCTTGTGGACGATGCGGCGACGGCCAATCCGGATCTGGCGCCCGTGGCCGTCCACACGCCGCCCGGTCTCTTGCCAGTCGATCACGAGGTCGAGCTTCCCGCTGGCTTCTCGATCTCGCTCGTGGCGACCGGCATCGCGCAGCCGCGATTCATGACGTTCGACGCGGCGGGAAATCTTTTGGTGGCGTCATTTGCGGGCTCCGTATACCGGCTCCCCATTGGCGTTGACGGCGGGATCGCGCCGGTCGCGGGGCCGCTGGCTCCGCTCATCTCCAGTCTCGACGGGCCGTCCAGCCTCGCGATCCACGCCGGCTTCCTGTACGTGGGCGAAACCCACCAGATCAGCCGGTACCCGTACGATCCGTCCGGGCCCGTAGGTCAGGCCGAGGTCGCCGTGCCAGACCTCCCCGTTGGGGGCCATGCCACCCGCACGGTCGTGTTTGGTCCCGACTCCAGCATGTACGTCTCAGTCGGCTCGTCGTGCAACATCTGCCAGGAGCGAGACCAGCGACGCGCCGCCATCGCTCGCTACAGGTCAGACGGCACCGACGGGGAGCGATTCGCCTGGGGGCTCCGAAACGCGGTCGGGCTCGCGATCCAGCCCTCGACCGGCCTCCTGTGGGCGACCGTGAACGAGCGGGACAACCAGGGCAACGAGGTCCCGCCGGATCTCGTTACCATCGTCCGACCGGGCGACGACTTCGGCTGGCCCGACTGTCAGCCCCCTCGAGCGAGGCCGCAGACGCCTGACGCGTCCTGCTCCGACATCACGCCGCCCACCGTTGGCATCCAGGCGCACTCAGCGCCCCTTGGACTCGCCTTTTATTCAGGCGTTGGCTTCCCCAGCGAATATCGGGGTGACCTCTTCG
It includes:
- a CDS encoding LCP family protein, translating into APGPQLMDGATALKYARTRHADSDFGRMGRQQQVLLAMRDRVLRQNLLTRLPALVDQGLRAVQTDISPAELLSLGKLASQMDTSALTSLEIQYPLVRDFRGYDGAALLLPDKDAIRATIARTLEQASATPTPATAPAILSQSSESAEAPPASP
- a CDS encoding VIT1/CCC1 transporter family protein, with product MGTPVPIDPHTARRLILDELFDLSLYTSLRPQTTGALAQTLAALMQTETKHRDVWQELFGVRIERLDWTRKVKLWVLLVTCRLFGDAAVYLVLEAIEVRGIAKYLSLWERYRETALEGPIRSVLQDEFQHEDAIVSETSGNRVRPERVGNVLLGFNDGLVEMVGAMSGFFAAFGSTALVLPAAASVAVAGGFSMAAGAYSAASSEAEVGGTELRKQHFLGNVEGRAATPERPVSAARLVGLGYVAGALVPILPVVFGANSIWASVVAAAIAVVLVSGLLSFVAGMALKRRTATNLLLTGASVAITYSIGLLMKIVWGVSV
- a CDS encoding xanthine dehydrogenase family protein molybdopterin-binding subunit encodes the protein MAAAVPFTVVGKAIPRVEGPDKVVGRATYSADVTPRDVLWARNVRSPYPHARIVAIKKDRALAVPGVRAVLTAADFPNRLIGRRLKDNPVLCGDRVRFVGDKVAVVVADAPDAAEEGALRVDVEYQELPAVFDPVAAMEPGAPLVHPDVRSYVGFDAEIPAGIPNVCAYQVWGRGDPADGFREADVVVENTFRTHLSHQGYLEPSSFVVAITNRADGRGDRVEVWATNKVPFNLRSELATIIDRPEDDILIHPVTVGADFGSKGAPGDIATAYYLARQLGRPVKFVNSANEDLTATSPRHPSVVTLRSGARRDGTIVAWDARVIFNSGAYGAFKPSANGMLGGAARAAGVYQIPNFRIEAYCIYTNQVPCGYMRAPGSPQVLYAVEAQIDLLARELGMDPVELRERNLPRRTHDGREDVSRQVLREAALAIDWDRRTSSRRSADGTRLVGRGVSIVMRQTGVGEGSSDVTVNPDGTITAVTAMPDNGTGGLTVVAQVVAESFGVPMSRVRLVRGSTDALPVDVGAGASRMTNVAGHAAIDACEQVKAQLTPLAAQALGAAEADWVRAGASGTGQGGWRAPNGRFLSLEDLATEMVRPGDPAAHAQVTITTPRSPDVGYCTQAAEVEVDPETGEVRVCKMASVQDVGTIINAIGHQGQIEGAIVQGMGYAMMEELATDQGRITTGNFGDYKVPTMRDLPELTTVNIRTTGPGPFESKAIGEIPIMPTAGALANAVADAIGAPITELPITPERVLNALERVNA
- a CDS encoding PQQ-dependent sugar dehydrogenase; its protein translation is MPRSRLVPLIRRVVLVLVLSANVAILYLARTGGLGPVVHGDRAFALPAVSRLRVAGMEPEATALLVDDAATANPDLAPVAVHTPPGLLPVDHEVELPAGFSISLVATGIAQPRFMTFDAAGNLLVASFAGSVYRLPIGVDGGIAPVAGPLAPLISSLDGPSSLAIHAGFLYVGETHQISRYPYDPSGPVGQAEVAVPDLPVGGHATRTVVFGPDSSMYVSVGSSCNICQERDQRRAAIARYRSDGTDGERFAWGLRNAVGLAIQPSTGLLWATVNERDNQGNEVPPDLVTIVRPGDDFGWPDCQPPRARPQTPDASCSDITPPTVGIQAHSAPLGLAFYSGVGFPSEYRGDLFVAQHGSWNRQPPAEPKILRIHFEDGRPASARDFATGWQRPDGSRWGRPAGVIEAPDGSLIVSDDAGGVLYRISYSD